From a single Helicovermis profundi genomic region:
- a CDS encoding DUF1934 domain-containing protein, translating into MECFIRVNSTIIPAKGEKQVIEFDSEAKIYSKNGSIYILYSESEISGMEGTKTLIKAKKDKVVLKRNGSNISELIFEKGINHSQSYITPYGNFLMETLTERIDLNINENLQGTLALEYELDIKSLGKSKYMLGIEIIKRKTVNRA; encoded by the coding sequence ATGGAATGTTTTATTAGAGTTAATTCTACAATTATTCCTGCTAAAGGAGAAAAACAAGTAATAGAATTTGATAGTGAAGCAAAAATCTACAGTAAAAATGGAAGCATATATATACTTTATAGTGAAAGTGAAATTTCAGGAATGGAAGGAACCAAGACTTTAATAAAAGCTAAAAAAGATAAAGTTGTATTAAAGAGAAATGGAAGTAATATAAGTGAACTTATATTCGAAAAGGGTATTAACCATTCACAATCATATATAACTCCTTATGGAAATTTTTTAATGGAAACGTTAACCGAAAGAATTGATCTTAATATTAATGAAAACTTACAGGGGACTTTAGCTCTTGAATACGAGTTAGATATAAAAAGTCTTGGAAAATCAAAATATATGCTAGGCATTGAAATAATAAAAAGAAAAACAGTTAATCGAGCGTGA
- a CDS encoding sensor domain-containing diguanylate cyclase: MKKTVRFKDFFIIFVIIILSSIIVPYMIFTKYIFIIQISLILLSCFTSYFFIKNFHISPILDSENNNLRDISNAKIKNALFDISDLIMNSLNSSMSEVHKKVLEYAIELIEDAQAGSIACVSSDDYVEFITSKGYNNEKLKGVKFKKEKTFLWVYSKNKPLEPIIVNNTTEFNNTYLGDENIKTLKEASANTFKSTLTSPIFIDDKVIEVLNIDSFNENAFTEEDKKIINIFTSLIGITLKNRALLEEANFLSSHDKLTEIYNRRFFEKEFLNFQEKAFKENHPFSIVLCDLNYLKKINDNFGHIAGDEAIISVVNAINSEVSKDDIFARYGGDEFIILFSNSNKSDSEAKMKSIFDNFDNFKLKVAGGKVPIQFSYGISSAPDESIMLDILVKIADQRMYTHKRELKETNKTDPNFASLIK; encoded by the coding sequence ATGAAAAAAACTGTACGCTTTAAAGACTTTTTTATTATATTCGTTATAATAATCCTTTCTAGCATTATTGTTCCATATATGATTTTCACTAAATACATTTTTATTATTCAAATTTCTCTTATTTTATTATCATGTTTTACTAGTTACTTCTTTATTAAGAATTTTCATATTTCTCCAATATTAGATTCTGAAAATAATAATTTGAGAGATATATCAAATGCAAAAATTAAAAATGCTCTATTTGATATTAGTGATCTTATTATGAATTCATTAAATTCTAGCATGAGCGAGGTTCACAAAAAAGTTCTTGAATATGCGATTGAATTAATAGAAGATGCTCAAGCTGGTTCAATCGCCTGTGTTAGCAGTGATGATTATGTAGAATTTATTACATCAAAAGGTTATAATAATGAAAAACTTAAAGGGGTAAAATTTAAAAAAGAAAAAACTTTTTTATGGGTATATTCCAAAAATAAACCACTTGAACCAATTATAGTTAATAACACTACTGAATTTAATAACACTTACCTAGGTGATGAAAATATAAAAACTTTAAAAGAAGCTAGTGCAAATACTTTCAAGTCTACTTTAACATCGCCTATTTTTATCGATGATAAAGTGATTGAAGTTTTAAATATTGATAGTTTTAATGAGAATGCATTTACAGAAGAAGATAAAAAAATAATTAATATATTTACTTCATTAATTGGCATAACTTTAAAAAACCGTGCTCTTCTTGAAGAAGCCAATTTTTTATCTAGTCATGACAAACTAACAGAAATTTACAATAGGCGTTTTTTTGAAAAAGAATTTCTAAACTTTCAAGAAAAAGCATTTAAAGAAAATCACCCTTTTTCAATAGTGCTTTGCGATCTTAATTATCTAAAAAAAATAAATGATAACTTTGGTCATATTGCAGGTGATGAAGCGATTATAAGCGTTGTAAACGCTATTAATTCAGAAGTTAGTAAAGATGATATTTTCGCAAGATATGGTGGAGATGAATTCATTATTCTTTTCTCCAATTCAAATAAAAGTGATTCTGAAGCAAAAATGAAATCTATTTTTGATAATTTTGATAATTTCAAATTGAAAGTAGCAGGAGGCAAAGTACCAATCCAATTTAGTTATGGAATTTCTTCAGCGCCTGATGAATCAATTATGTTAGATATACTTGTAAAAATTGCTGATCAGAGAATGTACACACATAAAAGAGAGTTAAAAGAAACTAATAAAACAGACCCTAACTTTGCTTCTTTAATAAAATAA
- a CDS encoding ArsA family ATPase, translating to MNKIIFFSGKGGVGKTSCASSFAISKINQNKKVLLVSTDPAHSTSDIFEMKINNTITTILDNLDAIEINPEEESKKYINSIRNNLHKIISPAILSEINTQLDAASVSPGTHEASLFDKMLSIINTEIENYDYIIFDTAPTGHTLRLFTLPELLGSWIDSLVKKRKKVVNYKKMSLTDKNKRKNLEHDPIIEILNRRKENLEKARKIMIDQNKLSFIFVLNAEKLPIDETKKAIEILNKYSIPVGTLIVNRILPKNIKDEFFIRKKEHEIKHLKTIYEYFKDFNIIELPLLERDMDFKNINELSNFFKTDKNLV from the coding sequence ATGAATAAAATAATTTTTTTTAGTGGTAAAGGTGGCGTTGGAAAAACTAGCTGTGCTAGTTCTTTCGCAATTAGCAAGATAAATCAAAATAAAAAGGTTCTTCTTGTAAGTACTGATCCTGCGCACTCAACTTCTGATATTTTCGAAATGAAAATTAACAACACAATTACAACAATATTAGATAATTTAGATGCAATTGAAATAAATCCTGAAGAAGAAAGCAAAAAATATATTAATTCCATTAGAAATAACCTTCATAAAATTATTAGCCCTGCAATCCTTTCTGAAATTAATACTCAACTTGATGCTGCAAGCGTGTCACCAGGAACACACGAAGCCTCTCTTTTTGATAAAATGCTTTCTATAATTAATACAGAAATTGAAAATTATGACTATATAATTTTTGATACCGCTCCTACGGGACATACATTAAGACTCTTTACCCTTCCGGAATTATTAGGTTCATGGATTGATTCATTAGTTAAAAAAAGAAAAAAAGTTGTGAATTATAAAAAAATGAGCCTTACTGACAAAAATAAAAGAAAAAACCTTGAACATGATCCTATAATAGAAATACTTAATAGAAGGAAAGAAAATTTAGAAAAAGCAAGAAAAATAATGATCGATCAAAATAAATTATCCTTTATTTTTGTACTTAATGCAGAAAAACTTCCTATAGATGAAACAAAAAAAGCTATTGAAATATTAAATAAATATAGTATTCCAGTAGGAACATTAATAGTAAATAGAATTCTTCCTAAAAATATTAAAGATGAATTCTTTATTAGAAAAAAAGAACATGAAATCAAACATTTAAAGACTATATATGAGTATTTCAAAGATTTTAATATAATTGAACTTCCCCTACTTGAAAGAGATATGGACTTTAAAAATATAAATGAATTATCAAATTTTTTTAAAACAGACAAAAACTTAGTATAA
- a CDS encoding ABC transporter ATP-binding protein: MNNVEIKNLNYSYVNKEIIKDISLSISHGSFNCILGPNGSGKTTLVKNIVKLLYPSKDTIYISNKEINEYKRKELSRKIALVPQSTIIEYDFTVEEIVMMGRMPYQKRFKTETEEDYLIVKESMIKTDTYVLKDRFINNLSGGEKQRAIIARAIAQEPQVLVLDEPVSYLDIHHQVEIMKLIKKLSLEKGITVITILHDVNLAIEYADNIVLLKDGKVYSSGSSENIVNEKSIKEVYDVNVAVIKNPITGSKYVIPY; encoded by the coding sequence ATGAATAATGTCGAAATAAAGAATTTAAATTATAGTTATGTAAATAAAGAAATAATTAAAGATATAAGTTTATCAATTTCTCATGGATCGTTTAATTGTATATTAGGACCAAATGGCTCTGGGAAAACTACTTTAGTTAAAAATATAGTTAAACTACTATATCCGAGTAAAGATACAATATATATTTCTAACAAGGAAATAAATGAATATAAAAGAAAAGAGTTAAGTAGAAAAATTGCACTTGTTCCTCAAAGCACCATTATTGAGTATGATTTTACAGTTGAGGAAATTGTTATGATGGGAAGAATGCCCTATCAAAAAAGATTTAAAACAGAAACAGAAGAGGATTATTTAATTGTAAAAGAATCTATGATTAAAACAGATACTTATGTACTTAAAGATAGATTTATAAATAATTTGAGTGGTGGTGAAAAACAAAGAGCTATTATTGCAAGAGCAATAGCGCAAGAGCCACAAGTCTTAGTTTTGGACGAACCTGTTAGCTATTTGGATATTCATCATCAAGTTGAGATAATGAAATTAATTAAAAAACTTTCGCTAGAAAAAGGAATAACTGTAATTACAATATTGCATGATGTTAATTTAGCGATTGAATATGCAGATAATATTGTATTATTAAAAGATGGTAAGGTATATTCTAGTGGTAGTAGTGAAAATATAGTTAATGAAAAAAGTATTAAAGAGGTTTATGATGTTAATGTTGCAGTAATAAAGAACCCAATAACGGGTTCTAAATATGTTATACCTTACTAA
- a CDS encoding TIM barrel protein, producing MNKLRLLGVNTVHYNIDEVLNHGLCRFEVCFGRQQNYKNRIKEINNEIEFGFNKGLIVSVHHPILLFDWYKEDYLSAFYLDLNNEISEKSFRLLEENIKEYSKQKIAYFVVHFPGVVLKGEKPRGFDSLLNERIERVNNIASKYDVLILLEYFGSNKWFYDVDKWIEVTKKCSNIGILTDTGHLHFASIMHNFNFMEALKKLSKHSEAFHLWTTKGNEVYSDSKYYKSYHHISANINQRVNDGWAFNTKEVLDVILKYDKPIIIESEPLYGGVKYLDESLKSIITYIKEKYDE from the coding sequence ATGAATAAATTAAGATTACTAGGAGTGAATACAGTTCATTATAATATTGATGAGGTATTAAACCATGGATTGTGTAGATTTGAAGTTTGTTTTGGAAGGCAGCAAAATTATAAAAATAGAATAAAAGAGATTAATAATGAAATTGAATTTGGATTTAACAAAGGCTTAATTGTTTCTGTTCATCATCCAATTTTATTATTTGATTGGTATAAAGAGGATTATTTATCTGCATTTTACTTAGATTTAAATAATGAAATAAGCGAAAAGTCGTTTAGACTTCTTGAAGAGAATATAAAAGAATATTCAAAACAAAAGATTGCATATTTTGTTGTTCATTTTCCCGGAGTTGTATTAAAAGGTGAAAAACCGAGAGGTTTTGATAGTCTGTTGAATGAAAGAATAGAAAGAGTAAATAATATTGCTAGTAAATATGATGTGTTAATCTTACTTGAATATTTTGGTTCAAACAAATGGTTTTACGACGTAGATAAGTGGATCGAAGTAACCAAGAAGTGTAGTAATATTGGAATACTTACGGACACGGGACATTTACATTTTGCATCAATTATGCATAATTTTAATTTTATGGAAGCTTTAAAAAAGCTTAGTAAACATAGCGAAGCTTTTCATCTTTGGACAACAAAAGGAAATGAGGTTTATTCAGATTCAAAGTATTATAAAAGTTATCATCATATATCAGCTAATATAAATCAAAGAGTTAATGATGGTTGGGCATTTAATACAAAGGAAGTGCTTGATGTGATATTAAAATATGATAAACCTATTATTATTGAGTCAGAACCATTATATGGTGGTGTAAAATATCTTGATGAGAGTCTGAAATCAATAATTACTTATATAAAGGAAAAATATGATGAATAA
- a CDS encoding GntR family transcriptional regulator, with translation MIKKKGKFHIKNYKPLGEVVFDYLREAILSGELKPGERLMEITLAEQLGVSRTPVREAIRKLQKEKFVEMIPRKGAYVANLTAKDIIDVLEIRIVLEGFASELASVRITDEEIDELGEILSGFNNSLDTKDTVGMIERDNEFHDKIFEATRNNKLIDMVRDLHDQFQRFRLIYFNEFDNYVELQTWHEKIYKAIKNRDSEGARINAENHVKLIMQIVLKWKEAQEKKVD, from the coding sequence ATGATAAAAAAGAAAGGTAAGTTTCATATAAAAAATTATAAACCTCTTGGAGAAGTAGTTTTTGATTATTTAAGAGAAGCAATATTAAGTGGAGAATTAAAGCCAGGTGAAAGACTTATGGAGATAACTTTAGCTGAACAACTTGGCGTAAGTAGAACTCCAGTTCGCGAAGCTATTAGAAAGCTTCAAAAAGAAAAATTTGTTGAAATGATACCAAGAAAAGGCGCATATGTAGCAAATTTAACAGCGAAGGATATTATAGATGTACTCGAGATACGAATTGTTTTAGAAGGGTTTGCCTCTGAATTAGCTAGCGTACGAATAACTGATGAAGAAATAGATGAACTTGGTGAAATTTTATCAGGCTTCAATAATTCTCTTGATACAAAAGATACCGTAGGAATGATTGAGAGAGATAATGAATTTCATGATAAAATTTTTGAAGCAACTAGAAACAACAAGTTAATAGATATGGTTAGAGATTTACATGATCAGTTTCAAAGATTTAGACTTATATATTTTAATGAATTTGATAATTATGTTGAGCTTCAAACTTGGCATGAAAAAATATATAAAGCTATTAAAAATAGAGACTCAGAAGGTGCAAGAATAAATGCAGAAAATCATGTGAAATTAATAATGCAAATAGTGCTTAAATGGAAAGAAGCACAGGAAAAAAAGGTGGACTAA
- a CDS encoding YkgJ family cysteine cluster protein, which yields MNNDIRLYEEEVEESIEYMKNNKLEQILNDIYDLPRDGKCGGCASCCVEAVPASYIEFINIYRYLLIHKDIYNSVIKDIFTYYFTEPVVRRECPFLSKDKLCKIYDKRPLTCRIFGHLSKADHEKNYKEINEKNNEVKEFFKGRYNLNIPQKVVDYKLEYCENFKTESNITLKEREILFNSLIDLDSKFLAMDLLDEEFFNISLVSWFIYLYYDMETAGELKVDISKQILKNGESELLEKILKSI from the coding sequence ATGAATAATGATATAAGGTTGTACGAAGAAGAAGTTGAAGAATCTATCGAATATATGAAAAATAATAAATTGGAACAAATATTAAATGATATTTATGATTTGCCCAGAGATGGCAAATGCGGTGGTTGTGCTTCTTGTTGCGTCGAAGCTGTTCCAGCTTCTTATATTGAATTTATAAATATTTATAGATATCTATTAATACATAAGGATATTTATAATAGTGTAATTAAAGATATTTTTACCTATTATTTTACAGAGCCTGTTGTTAGACGAGAGTGTCCTTTTTTATCAAAAGATAAACTATGTAAAATTTATGATAAAAGACCGCTTACTTGTAGAATCTTTGGACATTTATCAAAAGCAGATCATGAAAAAAATTACAAAGAAATTAATGAAAAAAACAATGAAGTAAAGGAATTTTTTAAAGGAAGATATAATCTTAATATTCCCCAAAAAGTTGTAGACTATAAATTAGAATATTGTGAAAATTTCAAAACTGAAAGTAATATAACTCTTAAGGAGAGAGAAATATTATTTAATAGCTTAATTGATTTAGATTCAAAGTTTTTAGCAATGGATTTACTCGATGAAGAATTTTTTAATATTTCACTAGTGTCATGGTTTATATATTTATATTATGATATGGAAACTGCGGGTGAATTAAAAGTGGATATTTCAAAGCAAATATTGAAAAATGGAGAGAGTGAGCTATTAGAAAAAATTTTAAAAAGTATTTAA
- a CDS encoding Veg family protein → MSEQVTLIKIKQDIEDCLGRKVLLKTNKGKRKVKVNEGVIQFAYPSVFTVKIINGLDLERTVSYSYSDILTETVELTVCGNPNYIL, encoded by the coding sequence ATGTCGGAGCAAGTAACTTTAATTAAAATTAAACAAGATATCGAAGATTGTTTAGGTAGAAAAGTGTTGTTAAAAACAAATAAAGGTAAAAGAAAAGTTAAAGTGAATGAGGGTGTTATACAATTTGCTTATCCTAGTGTTTTTACAGTCAAAATTATTAATGGATTGGATCTTGAAAGAACAGTGTCGTATAGTTATTCAGATATACTTACAGAAACTGTTGAACTCACTGTATGTGGTAACCCGAATTATATATTATAG
- a CDS encoding FecCD family ABC transporter permease produces the protein MRKSFVINLIISILLLIVFMVFVSTIGAVKIPFSDSIKILVSKIPLINKFVDVSNIKHSHLQIILNIRFPRIVLSALIGGSLAASGSVFQGVFKNPMADPYVLGVSSGAALGASIVIIFFNTVSYLGISTVVVGAFIGAVLSILIVYNLSRIGGKTPTVTLLLAGIAINFFLSSIISLLMALNRDQVERIIFWTMGSVSAASWSKIYIILIPFIIVNILFIFFAKDLNLLLLGEDSAQSLGVDVEKTKIVLLVLSSLSTAAAVSVSGIIGFVGLIVPHAVRIISGPDHRRLIPFAIVGGSIFMVISDTISRTIVAPTEIPIGVVTAMFGAPYFLYLLVKNKNMGGIN, from the coding sequence ATGAGAAAAAGTTTTGTTATAAACTTAATTATTAGTATATTATTATTAATTGTTTTTATGGTATTTGTTAGTACTATTGGTGCGGTTAAAATTCCATTTAGTGATTCTATAAAAATACTTGTAAGCAAAATACCACTTATTAATAAATTTGTAGATGTGAGTAATATAAAACACTCACATCTACAGATTATTCTTAATATTAGATTTCCAAGAATAGTATTATCTGCGCTTATTGGTGGCTCTCTTGCTGCAAGTGGTTCTGTTTTTCAGGGAGTTTTTAAAAATCCTATGGCGGATCCTTATGTTCTTGGAGTTTCATCAGGGGCAGCACTTGGAGCATCTATTGTAATTATTTTTTTTAATACAGTTTCTTATTTAGGAATAAGCACTGTTGTAGTTGGTGCATTTATTGGGGCTGTATTATCTATACTTATTGTATATAATTTGTCAAGAATTGGTGGTAAAACGCCAACTGTAACATTGCTACTTGCAGGAATTGCAATTAACTTTTTTTTATCTTCAATAATTTCACTATTAATGGCATTAAATAGAGATCAAGTTGAAAGAATTATTTTTTGGACTATGGGTAGTGTTTCTGCGGCTAGTTGGAGCAAAATATATATAATATTAATTCCATTTATTATTGTAAATATACTTTTTATCTTTTTTGCAAAGGATTTGAATTTATTATTACTTGGTGAAGATTCTGCTCAGAGTTTAGGCGTTGACGTTGAAAAAACGAAAATTGTGTTATTAGTACTTAGTTCTCTTTCAACAGCAGCAGCAGTTTCGGTGAGTGGTATAATTGGATTTGTAGGTTTAATAGTACCACATGCGGTTAGAATTATTTCTGGACCAGATCATAGAAGACTTATTCCATTTGCAATTGTGGGTGGAAGTATTTTCATGGTAATTTCAGATACTATTTCAAGAACTATAGTAGCACCAACTGAAATACCAATTGGTGTAGTAACTGCTATGTTTGGAGCACCATATTTTTTGTATTTATTAGTAAAAAATAAAAATATGGGAGGTATAAATTAA
- a CDS encoding SPFH domain-containing protein translates to MGVIIGFILIGIIILLVVTNIRIVPQANGYVLERLGAYKETWGVGLHFKIPLFDRISNKVSLKEKVIDFAPQPVITKDNVTMKIDTVVYYQITDPKLFTYGVVRPIIAIENLTATTLRNIIGQLELDETLVSRDLINTQMRAILDDATDPWGIKVNRVEVKNIVPPEDIQVAMEKQMRAERERREVMIRAEGEKRSKILVAEGNKESAVLDAEGAKIARILEAEAEKEAKIRKAEAEAISILKVNEATANGIKLLKEANPTSAILTLKSFEALAKVADGKATKLIIPSEIQNVAGLVASVGEVLKKD, encoded by the coding sequence ATGGGAGTTATTATTGGATTTATTTTAATTGGGATAATTATTTTGCTTGTTGTAACAAATATTAGAATTGTACCTCAGGCTAATGGATATGTACTAGAAAGACTTGGTGCCTATAAAGAAACTTGGGGAGTGGGTTTACATTTCAAAATACCGCTATTTGATAGAATTTCAAATAAAGTGAGTTTAAAAGAAAAAGTAATTGATTTTGCACCTCAACCAGTAATAACAAAAGATAATGTAACAATGAAAATTGACACAGTAGTATATTATCAAATTACAGATCCTAAATTATTTACCTATGGTGTTGTAAGACCCATAATTGCAATAGAAAATCTTACTGCAACAACTCTTAGAAATATTATTGGACAACTTGAACTTGATGAAACATTAGTTTCAAGAGATTTAATAAATACCCAAATGCGTGCAATTCTTGACGATGCAACAGACCCGTGGGGAATAAAAGTTAATAGAGTGGAAGTAAAAAATATTGTTCCGCCGGAAGATATTCAAGTTGCAATGGAAAAACAAATGAGAGCAGAAAGGGAAAGAAGAGAAGTAATGATAAGAGCAGAAGGTGAGAAAAGATCAAAAATATTAGTGGCGGAAGGTAATAAAGAATCGGCAGTACTTGACGCAGAAGGTGCTAAGATTGCAAGAATTCTTGAAGCAGAAGCAGAAAAAGAAGCTAAAATTAGAAAAGCGGAAGCAGAAGCGATTAGTATTTTAAAAGTTAATGAAGCTACTGCAAACGGAATAAAATTACTAAAAGAAGCTAATCCTACTAGCGCTATTCTTACTTTGAAAAGTTTTGAAGCTCTTGCAAAAGTTGCTGATGGAAAAGCTACAAAATTAATCATTCCATCTGAAATTCAAAATGTTGCAGGTTTAGTTGCTTCAGTTGGTGAAGTTCTAAAAAAAGATTAA
- a CDS encoding NfeD family protein: MSVLFQLSVMWVILIIAFIVIEALTFGLASIWFALGSLAALILSLLGFGFVIQLIAFLVVSIILLFFTRPIAKKYLKIGTEKTNIDSLIGKVGVVVKRIERHKVGQVKVEGQIWSAKNIDNDTIYVDSQVEVLRIEGVKVIVKIVD, encoded by the coding sequence ATGTCAGTATTATTTCAGCTATCTGTCATGTGGGTAATATTAATAATTGCATTTATAGTTATTGAAGCATTAACGTTTGGACTTGCATCCATATGGTTTGCCCTTGGAAGTCTGGCTGCACTAATTTTATCTTTATTAGGATTTGGTTTTGTAATTCAATTAATTGCTTTTTTGGTGGTTTCTATTATTTTATTGTTTTTTACGAGACCAATAGCAAAAAAATATTTAAAAATTGGAACAGAAAAAACTAATATAGATAGTTTAATAGGAAAAGTCGGAGTGGTTGTGAAAAGAATAGAAAGGCATAAAGTAGGACAAGTTAAAGTTGAAGGACAAATATGGAGTGCAAAAAATATTGATAATGATACTATTTATGTAGATAGTCAAGTTGAAGTTTTAAGAATAGAAGGCGTTAAAGTTATAGTTAAAATTGTAGATTAA
- the ispE gene encoding 4-(cytidine 5'-diphospho)-2-C-methyl-D-erythritol kinase, producing the protein MNELKVMGYAKINLLLDVISKLDNGYHSVEMIMHQIDLYDNIIIKKIDKNDIIISSNVSYIPTGEKNIAYKAAKLMIDKYSLNCGFEIAIEKNIPVAAGLAGGSTNAAVVIKAINKICDLKLTINEMMNLGVQIGADVPFCILGGCAVAKGIGEELVSLESVDNIWLVLTKPNLSVSTQKIYNKLDLNLIESHPNIDKMLNALSERNIYKISNSMSNVLENVTIELYPVISKIKSKMIEYGAIGSMMTGSGPTVFGIFKSKEKAEKAYTHLIRKYRQTYLTRTFSDNK; encoded by the coding sequence ATGAATGAATTAAAAGTTATGGGATATGCAAAAATCAATTTACTGCTTGATGTTATATCAAAATTAGATAATGGATACCATAGTGTAGAAATGATAATGCATCAAATAGATTTGTATGATAATATAATAATTAAAAAAATTGATAAAAATGATATTATTATCAGTAGCAACGTAAGTTATATTCCAACTGGTGAAAAAAATATCGCATATAAAGCTGCAAAGCTTATGATAGATAAATATAGTTTAAATTGTGGTTTTGAAATTGCAATAGAAAAAAATATTCCTGTTGCTGCAGGTTTAGCTGGCGGAAGTACTAATGCTGCTGTTGTAATTAAAGCGATTAATAAAATATGTGATTTAAAATTAACTATAAATGAAATGATGAATTTGGGAGTTCAAATTGGTGCAGATGTGCCATTTTGTATACTTGGTGGTTGTGCAGTTGCAAAAGGCATTGGTGAAGAATTAGTGTCACTTGAATCAGTTGACAATATATGGTTAGTTTTAACTAAACCCAATTTAAGTGTATCTACTCAAAAGATATACAATAAGTTAGATTTGAATTTGATTGAAAGTCATCCCAATATTGATAAAATGTTAAATGCGCTTAGTGAAAGAAATATTTATAAAATTTCAAATTCTATGAGCAACGTTCTTGAAAATGTAACAATTGAATTATACCCAGTTATTTCAAAAATAAAATCTAAAATGATTGAATATGGCGCAATTGGTTCAATGATGACAGGTAGTGGACCAACTGTTTTTGGAATATTTAAAAGCAAAGAAAAAGCTGAAAAAGCATATACTCATTTAATTAGAAAATATAGACAAACCTATCTTACAAGAACATTTAGTGATAATAAATAA